The DNA window GCCGCAAAGAGCCGGCAAGGAACCTTTCTCATCTGCTCTCCCGGCTTCGAAGGGCCCTTGGCATCCCCGCGCATCTTGTTAAAATGAAAGGCGGATACCTGCGGTGGGATGTTTTTTTCACTACCGATCTGGAACTTTTTTATGAACTCTTATCACGCGCGGCGGCATATGCGCAGGCTGGCGAGTGGAAATTTGCCACGAGCGAGTACCGGCGCGCTTTCCGGCTCTGCCGCGGCATACCCTTCAAAAGCATGTATGACAACTGGTCAGAGGATAGCCGGCACGCCTTTTTAAACCGGCTGGAATCGGCAATTACTGGCTTTGCTGAATCCTGCAGGAATTGTGGAGATATGGTTGAATATAATCGGGTATTTGAAAATCTGGTCGCGAAAAAACTGCTGCCCGGTAAAAACGAATAACCGACTGGTTTAAAAGACGACTTGTATCGGATCGGTGTTTGAAGGCGGGTCAGACGTCGAAGCGGTGTACAGTTTTACCTGAATCAGTTATGTTTTCGCCGGTGCTACGATAAGCTTGTGAACTTCATATAGGATACGCTGTTACTTTTTAAATTCACTTCTTTGATCCGGCCTTATCCTGTGATTTGTCCTTTTCCTCCTGCTGTTCGATAATATACTCATGCGCCTTGCTGGCGCTTGGCTCAAGGGCGTCCTGCACGGCCCTCATCGCGTTGCCCGCTGTTCCTGAAGCTCTGCCTTTCATAAAAATATGGGTTATATTGAAATGATCAAGGACAGCCAGGACAATAAAGGCTAATATTACTCCACCGGCGATCAAGAGAATTATCATCATTTGATAGTCCTACTTTTTTCCGATCCGTTTAAGTTCGTATACTACGTGGTTTTCCGGATCGGGACAACAGACATGGGTCATGCCTTTCTTTTTATCCCAGGGCTGGGAACCGCCGAATCTTAAGATACGGAGGGCTGAAAATATGGCCTGATAGGCGCTCTGGCACATGCCGCCCGGAGTCGTCTTGTCGATCACCCAAGTTCGGCCGGCTTTGAATTTCATCGGGCACTTGCCTTCAATGGATTTGATCCTGACTTTAACTTTATTGGTTTTTCTCATTATCGCTCCTTCTTATTATTTTATTATATAACGCTTTTGATCAAAATCAAGTTATATAAAAACAGATGGGATTGCTTCGTCACGTTGTTCCTCGCAATGACGGACGAATGGCTTCCGCTATAACATATTTAGCGTTGATACAAAAAGGGGGGGCGGGTATAGAGCCCGCCCCGAGTTTACTCCTGTGTGATTATTTAATTACCGCACCCGCCGCAACCACTGGCGCCGTCCATACCCTTGCCGCAGCCCATGCCGCCCATCATGCCGCAGTTCTCGCCGATATCGCAGCAGTCAAAACCACCGCAGCCCATGCCCATCATCCCCTTCATCATGGTCTTCTGCTCTGGCGTCAGGATCTTCATCATGGCCAGCTTGTGGTTGATCATCTTTTCCTGCAGTTTGAGTTTCAAGCCGCCGATCTCCTGCACCTTGACCAGGATCTTCTTAGCGTTGGGATTGTCATCCTTCCACAGCTCCATGAGTTCTATGCCCTTGACCTTCAGGTCGGTCTTCAGGGGTTCTGTTTCCTTGAGCATGGTGGTTTTCAGGTCCATCATCTGCTTTTCCTGCTCCGCACTCAAATCCATGGCCGGCATTGGCACGCCCTTGGCGTTTCCGGCTGGCATACCTTTGTTACCTGCCATCGGGCACTGACCGAAGAGCGGCGCGGTGGCTAACAAGCCCGCCACGATCACGACCGTCATCAGAATATGTCCATATTTTTTCATGTTTATCTCCTTTTATTTAATTATTTATTCTGTTCTTGACATTCATTCATACAGCCCGCTTCCATTGCCGGGCATAGTTCTTCCGTCACCTGGCGGTACAGGATCTCACGCTGCGCAGGATCCAGCTGGTTCCGAACGTCGCACATATGTCGAAAAACTTCCTTTTCCAGGGAAACCTGGTCAATGACCAATAGCGCCAGCAAGCTGTCCAGCATTGGTTCTGGGACCGTATCCCGCCGATATAGATCGAGCAGGGCCTGGCGGTGTGCGCGCAGTTCATTCCGGATCCCCGCGGTTCGATCGACCATTTCCAGGCGGCTCTTTTCCAGAACCTCGGCCTGGTCCTGGCTCAGGTGATAGTCCCCACGCATGGCCGAACAGCGCCAACCATACTGAACATCCTTCTGCGATCGCGCCTGCTTCATAAGCACGATTATGGCTCCAGTGTTAATGCCAAGGGAAATAATAAGCAGGCAAGTTAACAAGATTTTGGATTTCATATCGGTCACTCGCCGGTAAGCTGGCTGTACGCGCCCGCCAGGGTAGTTTGGGGCGCATCATGAAACACGGAAAGGTCCATAGTCGCGGACGTGACCTGGAGTTGAGGACTAGCCGGCGGGGCAATGATCCGCGTTATCAGGTCAGTACTGGCAAAAGCGGTCAGAATAAAGGCGGCCGCCGCAAGGACCGGGACCAGGGCCGGCTTCCACCAGGGGATGGCGCGGATCCGGTTATGATCCGGCAGGCGTTCGCGGATCAGGGCGAATAAGCGAGTCGGGGCCGGCACGTCGGCCGGTTTTTCAATGATTTTCAGCAACGACCGGAGTTCCTCGGTCTCCTGCCGGCAAGCCGGGCAGGCCGCGAGGTGGTCTTCAAAAGCGCGTAAAATATCTTCCGACAACTCCCGGTCGAGGAATCTGGAAATCAATGATCTGGCTTGTTGGCAATTCATTTTTGGTCCTATTAATTAGACGCCAAATAATACACCGTTCTTACGCATGACTTTGCCGGTTGATATTCTGTCATAATTCTCCTTTGAGCCTGAAAGGCTGCAGGACCTTTTTCAGTTGCTCCTTGGCCCGGTGCATTATGGCGGCGACCGCGTTGGCGGAAATGCCTAAAACCTTCGAAATTTCGTCATAAGAGTACCCGTCAAACTTTCCCATGATGAACGCGATCCGCTGTTTGGGGGGCAAGGAATCGAGGGCATTACGGACCAGTTCCGCTTTTTTCCTTCCGCGGTATATCTCCTCCGGTTCTTCTGATCTGGGCGCCGGCTCCTGCACAAAATCCAGCGATTCAGTCATGATCTTTTTTCGGCGCTTGAAATTAAGGCAGGTATTGACCGTGATGCGGTACAGCCAGGTGGTGAACCGGGCTTCCCGCCGGAAAGAAGCGGCTTTTTTGTACACTTTGAGAAAAACATCCATGCTGATCTCCTCGGCGTCCGCAGACGACCCCGTATACCGGTACGCCAGGTTGAACACCTGGTCGCGGTGGCGGTCGAACAACTGCCGGAAGGCGCTTTCGTCGCGCTGGACGATGCGCTGCAGCAGGTCATGATCGGGGATCGCGGGCTGGTCGTTCATAAAAACATGAGAAGTATAACCCCCGCTTCGTTAAAGTCAATGAGAACTCTATATGGTTTAGAACGTTTAGACCGGCATTTTTTCGGTGTTGACATCATCATGTGGTCTATTATAATAAACTCAAGGAGATAGAATGAAGCTG is part of the bacterium genome and encodes:
- a CDS encoding TIGR04076 family protein, with product MRKTNKVKVRIKSIEGKCPMKFKAGRTWVIDKTTPGGMCQSAYQAIFSALRILRFGGSQPWDKKKGMTHVCCPDPENHVVYELKRIGKK
- a CDS encoding periplasmic heavy metal sensor, which codes for MKKYGHILMTVVIVAGLLATAPLFGQCPMAGNKGMPAGNAKGVPMPAMDLSAEQEKQMMDLKTTMLKETEPLKTDLKVKGIELMELWKDDNPNAKKILVKVQEIGGLKLKLQEKMINHKLAMMKILTPEQKTMMKGMMGMGCGGFDCCDIGENCGMMGGMGCGKGMDGASGCGGCGN
- a CDS encoding periplasmic heavy metal sensor, with the protein product MKQARSQKDVQYGWRCSAMRGDYHLSQDQAEVLEKSRLEMVDRTAGIRNELRAHRQALLDLYRRDTVPEPMLDSLLALLVIDQVSLEKEVFRHMCDVRNQLDPAQREILYRQVTEELCPAMEAGCMNECQEQNK
- a CDS encoding anti-sigma factor; protein product: MNCQQARSLISRFLDRELSEDILRAFEDHLAACPACRQETEELRSLLKIIEKPADVPAPTRLFALIRERLPDHNRIRAIPWWKPALVPVLAAAAFILTAFASTDLITRIIAPPASPQLQVTSATMDLSVFHDAPQTTLAGAYSQLTGE
- a CDS encoding RNA polymerase sigma factor, with the protein product MNDQPAIPDHDLLQRIVQRDESAFRQLFDRHRDQVFNLAYRYTGSSADAEEISMDVFLKVYKKAASFRREARFTTWLYRITVNTCLNFKRRKKIMTESLDFVQEPAPRSEEPEEIYRGRKKAELVRNALDSLPPKQRIAFIMGKFDGYSYDEISKVLGISANAVAAIMHRAKEQLKKVLQPFRLKGEL